Proteins found in one Legionella pneumophila subsp. pascullei genomic segment:
- a CDS encoding NuoB/complex I 20 kDa subunit family protein — protein sequence MAVAELEKKGFELTTVEKLVGWARSGSMWPMTFGLACCAVEMMHVGAARYDLDRFGIIFRPSPRQSDVMIVAGTLCNKMAPALRKVYDQMPEPRWVISMGSCANGGGYYHYSYSVVRGCDRIVPVDVYVPGCPPTAEALLYGIIQLQNKIRRKPVLEA from the coding sequence ATGGCGGTTGCAGAACTAGAAAAAAAAGGTTTTGAGTTGACTACGGTCGAAAAGTTGGTTGGATGGGCACGCAGTGGCTCCATGTGGCCAATGACATTTGGTTTAGCTTGTTGTGCCGTGGAAATGATGCACGTGGGAGCAGCACGCTATGATTTGGATAGGTTTGGTATTATTTTCCGCCCCAGTCCTCGTCAGTCAGACGTCATGATTGTAGCAGGTACTTTGTGTAACAAAATGGCCCCTGCTCTCAGGAAAGTTTATGATCAGATGCCAGAACCACGCTGGGTTATTTCCATGGGATCTTGCGCCAATGGTGGGGGATATTATCATTACTCCTATTCGGTCGTTCGTGGCTGCGACCGCATTGTGCCAGTGGATGTATATGTTCCTGGCTGCCCACCAACAGCAGAAGCATTACTATACGGTATTATTCAATTACAAAATAAAATCAGGCGGAAGCCTGTTTTAGAGGCATAA
- a CDS encoding NADH-quinone oxidoreductase subunit A, whose product MLSQYLPVLVFIIVALILGAVMIGAGSLLSKHNPDSAKNSPYECGFGAFESSHIPFDVRFYLVAILFIIFDLETAFFFPWALALRKIGWFGFYAMMLFLGLLVIGFIYEWKRGALEWE is encoded by the coding sequence ATGCTATCTCAATACCTACCCGTTCTCGTTTTTATAATTGTTGCCTTGATTTTAGGCGCAGTAATGATAGGGGCTGGTTCTTTGCTTTCCAAGCATAATCCAGACAGTGCTAAAAACTCTCCCTATGAGTGTGGTTTTGGTGCCTTTGAAAGCTCCCATATTCCCTTTGATGTACGGTTTTATCTAGTAGCTATTTTATTTATTATTTTTGATCTGGAAACAGCATTCTTTTTCCCCTGGGCCTTGGCATTACGCAAAATAGGATGGTTTGGTTTTTATGCTATGATGTTATTTCTTGGATTGCTGGTTATAGGTTTTATCTATGAATGGAAAAGAGGCGCCTTGGAGTGGGAATAA
- the secG gene encoding preprotein translocase subunit SecG, which produces MYQLILMIHVLIAVILIGLVLIQHGKGADIGAAFGSGASNTLFGSQGTGGFLFKLTGGLAMTFFITSLMLSYMVSTQHQKADQLAIPQQTGAPVSSVPVPVEKNNKK; this is translated from the coding sequence ATGTATCAATTGATATTAATGATTCATGTTTTAATTGCTGTAATTTTAATTGGCTTGGTTCTTATTCAACATGGTAAGGGCGCTGATATCGGTGCTGCTTTTGGTTCTGGCGCATCAAACACTTTATTCGGAAGTCAAGGTACTGGTGGCTTCTTGTTTAAATTAACTGGTGGTTTGGCAATGACATTTTTTATTACCAGTTTGATGCTGTCTTATATGGTTTCTACACAGCACCAAAAAGCAGACCAGTTGGCTATTCCGCAACAAACTGGTGCTCCAGTCAGTTCAGTCCCAGTACCAGTTGAAAAAAATAATAAGAAGTAA
- the tpiA gene encoding triose-phosphate isomerase produces MRQKIVAGNWKMNGQIHQVTELVSQIEELLSFDCMAQVVVMPPSIYIPKVRDCLSKGKIVVGAQNIYPKDYGAYTGELSAPMLKDFDCRYVLVGHSERRQYFHEDENFVAQKFHHVKEHGMIPVLCVGETLSERENGKTEQVIAQQLLAVSAKGDDCFRNCVVAYEPVWAIGTGKTATPEQAQKVHQFIRDLVREINDSDAKHLTLIYGGSVNENNAKALFSMPDIDGGLVGGASLNAKQFVEIVKCIN; encoded by the coding sequence GTGAGACAAAAGATAGTTGCTGGTAATTGGAAAATGAATGGCCAGATTCACCAAGTGACTGAACTGGTTTCACAAATTGAGGAATTACTTAGCTTTGATTGCATGGCACAGGTTGTGGTCATGCCTCCCAGCATCTATATACCCAAGGTGAGAGATTGCTTAAGCAAAGGAAAAATTGTGGTAGGTGCGCAAAATATCTATCCGAAGGATTATGGAGCATACACCGGTGAGCTGTCAGCTCCCATGCTTAAAGATTTTGATTGCCGATATGTTCTGGTCGGACACTCGGAGCGCAGACAATATTTTCACGAAGATGAAAATTTTGTGGCGCAAAAATTCCACCATGTAAAAGAACATGGTATGATACCTGTTCTTTGTGTTGGTGAAACTCTCTCTGAAAGAGAAAATGGGAAAACAGAGCAGGTTATTGCTCAGCAGTTGCTTGCGGTGAGTGCAAAAGGGGATGATTGCTTTCGTAATTGCGTAGTAGCCTATGAGCCTGTGTGGGCAATAGGCACAGGAAAAACTGCAACACCTGAACAGGCACAAAAAGTACACCAGTTTATTAGAGATCTGGTTAGAGAAATAAATGATAGTGATGCGAAACACTTGACGCTCATATACGGTGGCAGTGTTAATGAAAATAATGCAAAAGCATTATTTTCCATGCCAGACATTGATGGAGGGTTAGTGGGTGGAGCATCTTTGAACGCAAAACAATTTGTGGAAATTGTGAAATGTATCAATTGA